The genomic stretch AGCCTTGCGGGTCCTTCTTGGGGTCAGTTAATCCCTCCGCGAGATAATCGGCTACCTCGACCAGAAGAGCGTTGATGTTGCTAGCGAGTTTCGCCACACAGAGCGCACTCTCGTCTTTGAGTTGCTGGCAGGTGCGCTCCATTAATGGCTTTAAGTGACCATCGGTATCGTGGAACTGGCAGTGCTGATTTTTGCGAAAAGCTCGAAGAAGTGCACGGCGTGCCTTCAGGTCCGGGCCGATCCAACTTGGGAATTCCCATACCCCATTTTGGCCTGCAGACTCCACATCGAGAATCACCCAAACAAGCTTGCAGGGACGGATTGTTGGATCACCAAGCTGATGCCGTTGCCAAGGGCGGGTCACCGTCATGTCTCCTGCGCGTAGGTTCCAATCTCCATTGTTTGTAATGAAACGGCATTCCCCGCTAAAGACATAACAGATTTCGATACCCTCGTTACGGTGCATGGGAAGACCCCAGCTCTGAGGGCCAACAGCGTCCCAGAATCCGATAGTACGCAATCCGGGCAGCGCACCTTTCGGGATTCTTTTTCCTGGATATTGCCCTCGACTTTTTGCAACCAGATGGACTTCACCCTTCTCGACTGCTTCAGAAAGTGGAGCGCAGTTGTCAGCTTCTTTTGGAGGATAGCCCACAATGTGTAATATTCTGCATGGGCAAACCTAAACGTCAATCCCCGCGCGATATGTTATTCTAGTGTTATGATAAAGATTGGCTGCTTTGCGCTGGTTAACCCGTTCAGTCCTCTGGACGCCCAATTCAAAACCATCCGTGAGATGGGTTTTGAGTATGCGGACCTGACTGATAGCCATGACGGTGCTCTGCTGGGCAACGAGTTTGGCTTCACGGCTGCGGCGAGCTTGGATGCACATCCATCCCGTGTGCGAAAGATGGTAGAGGCGCATCAGCTTACACTGACTGCCGTCTGTGCTCATGCGAACCTCCTTGATCCGACGGCACCGGATATTTACGGGACCACTCAGGTTATCAAGGCGATTCGTTTGGCTCGGGACCTTGGTGTGAAGCAAGTCATCACGACCGAAGGGGACCCCAAGACAGCGTTCGGCGAAAAGCTGAGTTACGAAGAGCGAATCTTCTCGATTGTTGAGAAACTATATTGGCCGGTCCAATGGGCGGAAGAGTTGGGTATTCAGCTCCTGGTCGAGCCCCACGGAATCGTAACGGACAGTGTCGAGGCAACGACCGAACTTTTAGAACGTATCGGTAAGACGGATACAGTTGGTCTGAATTTGGATACTGGGAACCTTTGGCTCGGTGGCGGCAACAATTTTGAATACATCGAGCGTTTTGCAGATCGGATCAAACACGTTCACTGGAAAGACCTTGAAGCGGAATGGGAACCCAAGCGTGGGGAACAGTTTGGCTGCGGAATGGGTCTGATTCCACTGGGCGATGGCGTGATTGGTCTTCCCGAGATTGCGGCAGAACTGAAGAAGCGCGGTTTCCACGGACCGACTACCCTTGAGGTATTTGGTGAAGAAGCGGTCAAAGCCTCGGCAGAACGTTTGCAGAACTGGTTCTCGTAAAAACAATATAGCTCTAAACCCAATAAGTTATCCCATGAAGAAAGAACAAACCCGTAGAGAATTCCTAAAGAAATCGATCGGTGCCACTGCGCTTCTCGGTTTTCCGACAATCATCCCTTCGAGCGTGCTCGGCCAAAACGGAAATGTTGCTCCGAGCAACCGAGTCACCATTAGTGTGGTTGGTTGCGGAAGCCGATCTCAAAGCTGTTGGGCTTACAAGAACAATCCGAAGTCGGAGATCGTTGCCGTTTGCGACCCGTTCATTGATCGCCAAATAGAACGTGCAGCTGAATGGGATGTCGCTGACACCTACACCGATTTTCGTGAAGTGCTTGCTCGTGAAGACATTGATGGAGTGCATGTTGTGACGCCAGACCACTGGCATGTTCCTATTTCGTTGGCTACTGCGAGGGCCGGAAAAGACGTCTATTGCGAGAAGCCGCTCGGGGTAAGTATCGAACAGGATCTCGTCGCACGTGAAATTGTGGAAAGGTATGGACGGGTTTTTCAGTACGGAACCCAGCAACGTTCCTCGGATGCGTGCCGTCTCGGCTTGGAGCTCGTTCTGAATGGTCACATAGGTGAGGTGCAGGAAGTGTTTGTTTGGGCTCCGGGAGGTGGATGGGGCGGTGACGGCACTGCTCAACCTGTGCCTGAAGGTTTCGATTACGATCTCTGGCTTGGACCTGCGCCAGAGGCCCCCTACAGCCCCGATCGCGTTTCGTATAAAGGTGCGTGGTTTATCTATGATTATGCTATTGGCTTTATCGCTGGATGGGGCGCTCACCCACTCGACATTCTGCAATGGTGGGCCGATCGAGAGGGACTAGGCATTCCCGTAGAATACAAGACGACCGGTAGGATTCCGACGGATGGACTCTATGATACAGCGATCAACTGGCATATGGATGCGCGCTACCCAAACGGCACGAAGCTGACGTTTATCGATACTCGCTGGGCGCGAAAAGAGGATGCAAAGATTCCTGAAGGAATGAAGGGTGCCGTAGCGGAAATCGGTAATGGAACGTTCTTTGTGGGGAAGAACGGTTGGGTCAGTATTTCCCGTGGTGCTTTCAGAGCTTCAAGCGAGGAGTTACGCAGGAAAGCGAAGGACCCGGGACCGGTTCGCCTACCGATAAGTCGAAACCACATGGGCAATTTCGTTGATTGTATCATTAGTCGCGAAGAACCGATTTCAGGTCTCGAGACCGGCATTAAATCTGACATCATTTCCCAGCTCGGAGACATTGGAATTCGAACAGGCGAAACCGTTGGTTGGGATCCAGTGAAGGAAACGGTCGTCGGAAGCAGTGACGCAATGGCGATGATGCAGCGCAAGATGCGCCCACCTTGGACCTTATGACCAGTGTATGCACTGGGCTCTGGGCAGGTTTGCTTCTGCTAGGCATCCAGTTCCCCACTCCCTCTCCAGAGGTCGAGGTCCTTGAGAGGGAGAATTTTCTATCTCTGGTTGTAGACGGAGTGACGCTATGGACCTATCATTATGATCCAGAAGATGGAAAGCCATTCTTTCATCCTCTGGCGTCAGTTGACGGGACGATATTTACTGCGATTCGACCAAAAGACCATCCTTGGCACAGGGGCCTGTGGTTCTCGTGGAAGTATATCGACCGTGTGAATTATTGGGAGGAAAACCGAAAGACGGGCCTTTCAGAAGGCCGCACCCGTCTCCTCTCGACTCACAATGAAGTCAACGAGGCTACGACAGTGCGTATCCTCCAGAGTCTTGAATATGCGCCGGGAGAAATTGCGGAGAGAGTTGTAGAAGAAGTTCGAGAAATTGTGGTTTCGGCACCCGATTCGTCCGGGCTCTACACGATTGATTGGACGGCAAGATTCAAGGCTCTCGCTGAAGTTGCTCTGGACCGAACGCCCATTCCCGGAGAAGAAGGTGGAAAAGCCTATGGCGGATATGCGGGGCTATCGATCCGGATGAATCCCGGCATGAAACAAGGCGAATTCGTGAACGGATCAGGCCTCAAGGGGAGAGACGCCCACGGGCAGCCATCGAGTTGGGTTCAGTTCACTCTGCCCTCCGGCGCAGGGATCTTGTTCATGGACCACCCTGACAATTTGAGTTCTCCATCCGCTTGGTATGTCTCCAGGATGCCGTACGTGAGTCCGGCCCTTTTGTTTGGTGAGCCTCTGTCTTTGCGGAAAGGTGAGACGTTTGTTCTGAAATATCGGATTGTAGTCAGTGCAACCGAGGTCAACGCTGGCGAGATGTTTGATGAGTGGGTATCGATTTCCCTCTAGAGTTTTTGTTGGTTCTTTCTGAAGGAGATTGATGATGACGCTCGCACGATTCTGTATCGCCTTTGCCTTTTGCGGTTTGGCGTCTGGCGACGAATACGAAGTCGGGAAAAAATTACCGGATGACGCAGTGATTAGCTATCCTGATTCCAATCCACTACGCGACGCTTTGGGACCGATTCCTGCGAACGCTGTTTTTGAGATGGAAGGCTACAGTTTGTGGGATCCTTCTTTGATAAAGGTTGGAGACACTTATCATCTCTTCTGTTCACGTTGGCCGAAAGCGGACGATCACTCTTTCGATTCGGGGTGGAAGCGGAGTCACGTGATCCGTGCGACTTCTAAGAACTTGTTCGGTCCCTACGAGTTCGAAGAGGTTGTCTTACATCCATCCGATCATCCATGGGCTACGAATGGGATTCACAACCCGAAGATTATGAAGGTTGGCGATCGCTATTTGATTTACCATCTCGGTATTCCCGGT from Verrucomicrobiota bacterium encodes the following:
- a CDS encoding Gfo/Idh/MocA family oxidoreductase yields the protein MKKEQTRREFLKKSIGATALLGFPTIIPSSVLGQNGNVAPSNRVTISVVGCGSRSQSCWAYKNNPKSEIVAVCDPFIDRQIERAAEWDVADTYTDFREVLAREDIDGVHVVTPDHWHVPISLATARAGKDVYCEKPLGVSIEQDLVAREIVERYGRVFQYGTQQRSSDACRLGLELVLNGHIGEVQEVFVWAPGGGWGGDGTAQPVPEGFDYDLWLGPAPEAPYSPDRVSYKGAWFIYDYAIGFIAGWGAHPLDILQWWADREGLGIPVEYKTTGRIPTDGLYDTAINWHMDARYPNGTKLTFIDTRWARKEDAKIPEGMKGAVAEIGNGTFFVGKNGWVSISRGAFRASSEELRRKAKDPGPVRLPISRNHMGNFVDCIISREEPISGLETGIKSDIISQLGDIGIRTGETVGWDPVKETVVGSSDAMAMMQRKMRPPWTL
- a CDS encoding AraC family transcriptional regulator; this translates as MGYPPKEADNCAPLSEAVEKGEVHLVAKSRGQYPGKRIPKGALPGLRTIGFWDAVGPQSWGLPMHRNEGIEICYVFSGECRFITNNGDWNLRAGDMTVTRPWQRHQLGDPTIRPCKLVWVILDVESAGQNGVWEFPSWIGPDLKARRALLRAFRKNQHCQFHDTDGHLKPLMERTCQQLKDESALCVAKLASNINALLVEVADYLAEGLTDPKKDPQGFDQTIRQFFHGLEYSVEKASESWSVGEMAHACRVGKSYLTSACRTIFNATPAEQLNRIRLNHARDILLCSPEMPITDVAFATGFNTSQYFANCFKRQFNCTPREYRKR
- a CDS encoding PmoA family protein; translated protein: MTSVCTGLWAGLLLLGIQFPTPSPEVEVLERENFLSLVVDGVTLWTYHYDPEDGKPFFHPLASVDGTIFTAIRPKDHPWHRGLWFSWKYIDRVNYWEENRKTGLSEGRTRLLSTHNEVNEATTVRILQSLEYAPGEIAERVVEEVREIVVSAPDSSGLYTIDWTARFKALAEVALDRTPIPGEEGGKAYGGYAGLSIRMNPGMKQGEFVNGSGLKGRDAHGQPSSWVQFTLPSGAGILFMDHPDNLSSPSAWYVSRMPYVSPALLFGEPLSLRKGETFVLKYRIVVSATEVNAGEMFDEWVSISL
- a CDS encoding sugar phosphate isomerase/epimerase family protein yields the protein MIKIGCFALVNPFSPLDAQFKTIREMGFEYADLTDSHDGALLGNEFGFTAAASLDAHPSRVRKMVEAHQLTLTAVCAHANLLDPTAPDIYGTTQVIKAIRLARDLGVKQVITTEGDPKTAFGEKLSYEERIFSIVEKLYWPVQWAEELGIQLLVEPHGIVTDSVEATTELLERIGKTDTVGLNLDTGNLWLGGGNNFEYIERFADRIKHVHWKDLEAEWEPKRGEQFGCGMGLIPLGDGVIGLPEIAAELKKRGFHGPTTLEVFGEEAVKASAERLQNWFS